One genomic segment of Longimicrobiaceae bacterium includes these proteins:
- a CDS encoding roadblock/LC7 domain-containing protein produces the protein MSQRSASWSFQEEDARRIREVLDAFLAGSAAHAALLVDRNGQLILGAGDIHGFDSTAFASLAAADFSANDQLASLMGEQEFSSLFHQGEKESMYLADVGRRVILVALFGEEATLGMIRIKARAAVRELSGIVAELFDRSASTGMAQLESSWLDEAESEIDRLFGSL, from the coding sequence ATGAGCCAGCGGTCTGCCAGCTGGTCCTTTCAGGAAGAAGATGCCCGCCGGATCCGAGAGGTTCTCGACGCCTTTCTCGCCGGATCGGCTGCTCACGCCGCGCTGCTCGTCGATCGCAACGGGCAGCTGATTCTGGGCGCGGGAGACATCCACGGCTTCGACTCCACCGCCTTCGCCTCGCTGGCAGCAGCCGATTTCTCAGCCAACGACCAGCTCGCGTCGCTGATGGGCGAGCAGGAGTTCTCCTCGCTCTTTCATCAGGGGGAGAAGGAGTCGATGTATCTCGCGGACGTCGGACGGCGCGTCATTCTCGTAGCCCTGTTCGGTGAGGAAGCCACTCTCGGTATGATTCGTATCAAGGCACGGGCAGCAGTTCGAGAGCTGTCCGGGATCGTCGCCGAGCTGTTCGACCGATCGGCCTCTACAGGCATGGCTCAGCTCGAATCCTCCTGGCTCGACGAGGCGGAGAGCGAGATCGACCGTCTCTTCGGAAGTCTCTAG